In Benincasa hispida cultivar B227 unplaced genomic scaffold, ASM972705v1 Contig384, whole genome shotgun sequence, the genomic stretch TGTGTCACATGATGGCGATGAATCAATGAAAAGATCAATGCCGCATCGAATTTTCGAATGCAAACATTTGTGCCTCCGACCGCCGCAATTCCGAAAGGAAAACTCCATCCATTGGCATGAAACATCGGTAAGGTCCATAAATAAACCGATTGCTTAGGAACTCCCCATTCGATAAGCGAATCAAGTGTCACCGCAAAAATTCCTCTGTGACTATGAACCACTCCCTTCGGCGATGATGTCGTGCCAGAAGTGTAGTTCATTACAATCGGATCCCACTCACTCACCGGCCGAATCCACCGAAACTCATCATCCCCTTTCTGAACCATTTCCTCATACGAATCAACAAACTCGCCTCCAATCACAGAGGACGACGATGACGATAGCGAATCCTCCACCGCAGTATCGTCGGCGATGAGGACGAGCAACGGTCGTTTGGTCTCCGGTGGGAACAATGCCAAGGCGTCGGAGATTAAGCCACAAGAGGCTTGATCAATAAAGATGAGTTTAGATTCACAGTGGCGGAGGAGGATGGAGATGGTTCGAGCGTCGAGGCGAAGATTGATACAGTTAAGGACAGCACCAGCCATCGGAACAGCAAACTGGAGCTCGTACATCGGGGGAGTGTTGGGTGCGATGACAGAGACGACATAGCCTTTCTGGATGCCAATGGAAGAAAGAGACGAAGCGACTCGAAGACATCGGCGATAAGTTTCTGACCAGGTGTAGGTGGTGGAGTTGTAGATAATGGAGGGAGAATCACCATAGATGACAGAAGCTCTTTCAAGGAAACCAATTGGAGTTAGGGGAGAGGAATTAGCCAGACTTGGCTTCAAATCTTCCATGGAAATTGATTGGGAGATAGTCGTTGCTCTGTTGTGGTTGCTCTGTTTTTCTCTCTGTAGAAATGGTAAATTAGTTGTAATTTGTAGGGTGGAGGAGGGATGGGATGGGAGATGATTGGATTTATGTATGAAAAGATATTTCGACCAAACTTAAAAGGGTATGGTCATGGTGATGATAAGAACAAAAACCTTTTTtgagaaaagaaataaatgtttctAACTTCGACTCATCGTATTGGAAATAGATAGTGAcgtatttttgtttctttgacaataaataaataggataaatgaatattgtttaatgacTATTCTGTCCCTATTCATAAATTGCATTAATTTTACCAAACTTCCCCTGAGCATATAGTTAAATAAGAGAAGTTTAGTTGGAGAAGCTACCGAGAAACTACGTGGCAACTCCAATCCCATAATCTTTTCCACATACGGGGAAAATTATAAGGATTTCAGAAATTACCGAGAATTGTGGGATTCATTAATTTCTGCCgagaactttcaatttttggaACAGAATTTTCAACCTGAATTTAAGTtgtttaggattttttttttttttttttttttttaacaattcgTGAGGtggaaaattga encodes the following:
- the LOC120069398 gene encoding probable acyl-activating enzyme 5, peroxisomal; translation: MVFRNVSAKREKQSNHNRATTISQSISMEDLKPSLANSSPLTPIGFLERASVIYGDSPSIIYNSTTYTWSETYRRCLRVASSLSSIGIQKGYVVSVIAPNTPPMYELQFAVPMAGAVLNCINLRLDARTISILLRHCESKLIFIDQASCGLISDALALFPPETKRPLLVLIADDTAVEDSLSSSSSSVIGGEFVDSYEEMVQKGDDEFRWIRPVSEWDPIVMNYTSGTTSSPKGVVHSHRGIFAVTLDSLIEWGVPKQSVYLWTLPMFHANGWSFPFGIAAVGGTNVCIRKFDAALIFSLIHRHHVTHLCGAPVVLNMLTNSPDNQPLERPVKILTAGAPPPAAVLFRTESLGFDVGHGYGLTETGGLVIYCSWKSKWNRLPATERARLKARQGVRTLAMSEVDVLDSETGKSVKRDGASIGEIVLRGGSMMLGYFKDPEATKKAMTDEGWFFTGDVGVMHPDGYLEIKDRSKDVIISGGENLSSVEVESVLYTNPAVNEAAVVARPDEFWGETPCAFVSLREGLTRLPTEEEIMEYCREKLPKFMVPKTVVFMEKLPKTSTGKIQKFLLREKAKSMGPARTSRL